A single window of Gemmatimonadota bacterium DNA harbors:
- the tatC gene encoding twin-arginine translocase subunit TatC, translating into MAPDDAPRKPAAEAGGGPGEMTLVEHLEDLRKVLFQSAAILALVSVGTWFVSERALEILIRPAVQFGGSDRLVFLSPTGAFLMRLKMSVGLGVLLAAPVLMERLWSFVVPGLLRKERRFLLPVVATSVVLFYLGVAFAYFVILPVSMSFLVGFGTEHLQAMISGENYFAFAVRLAVAFGGVFQFPLVVTLLTLWGVMDPGFLKKYWRYGVVVVFAMSAMITPPDVASQLLMAGPVLLLYGISMGIAAMIARNRGRARDEEKKQD; encoded by the coding sequence ATGGCTCCTGACGACGCTCCGCGGAAGCCGGCGGCGGAAGCCGGGGGCGGTCCCGGCGAGATGACGCTCGTCGAGCATCTGGAGGACTTGCGCAAAGTCCTCTTCCAGTCGGCGGCGATTCTGGCCCTCGTGTCCGTCGGGACCTGGTTCGTCTCGGAGAGAGCACTCGAAATCCTGATTCGTCCGGCGGTTCAGTTCGGCGGCTCGGACCGGCTGGTGTTCCTTTCTCCCACCGGCGCTTTCCTGATGCGACTGAAGATGTCCGTGGGGCTGGGCGTCCTGCTGGCGGCTCCCGTCCTCATGGAGCGGCTCTGGTCCTTCGTCGTCCCGGGGCTGCTTCGGAAGGAGCGCCGCTTCCTTCTGCCGGTCGTCGCCACTTCGGTCGTGCTCTTCTATCTGGGCGTGGCCTTTGCGTACTTCGTGATTCTCCCGGTGTCGATGTCGTTCCTGGTCGGGTTCGGGACGGAGCACCTTCAGGCGATGATCTCCGGTGAGAACTACTTCGCCTTCGCGGTGCGACTTGCCGTGGCCTTTGGCGGCGTGTTTCAGTTTCCGCTGGTGGTGACGCTCCTGACGCTCTGGGGGGTGATGGATCCCGGCTTCCTGAAGAAGTACTGGAGGTACGGCGTCGTGGTCGTGTTCGCGATGTCCGCGATGATCACGCCGCCGGATGTCGCGTCCCAGCTCCTGATGGCGGGACCGGTTCTCCTGCTGTACGGGATTTCGATGGGGATCGCGGCGATGATCGCACGGAACCGCGGGCGAGCGCGGGACGAGGAGAAGAAACAGGACTGA